GCCGTCGAACCCAGGCCCGCCGTGAAGTACCAGATGGCCGGCCGGGTCGTCGACGAGGAGACCGGGGAGCCGGTCGCCGGCGCCACGATCCAGGTCTCCACGTCCGATTCGGGCGCGGGCGGCTTCGTCGAGAAGGAGGGCCGATCGGGCCCCGACGGCGCCTACTTCGTGACCCTGCCCCTAGGCCACTCCCAACTGACCAGGATCTCCCCCCCGCCCGGTTACTACGTGCCGGGCGAGATCCTGGGCCTTCGTCCGTTCGCCGTCTCCGACGACGCGCCGGTCGTGCGAAAGGACTACGTCGTCCGGCGGGGGGCCGACTGGCGGTTCCGGCTCGCCTGGGCCGGCGACGGCCGATCTGCCGCCCGGGGTTCGATCTATACGGGGGTCGCCCACGCCGTGGCGGACGGGGCCGGCGAGGCGCGGGTCGCCCTGTCCCGCTCTCGAGGCGAGGTCAAGGGTTCGGTGGAGGGTCCCGGCGACTGGACGTCCTCCCCGTCCGCCTTCCTGATCCGGTGGGACGACCAGTTCCGACCCGAGGCGGTCCGGAGCGTCGATCGGCTCGAAGGCGAGGGTGCGAGGTATCGGCTGACCGACCAGGATGGCCGGTGCGCGACCTTCGAGGACGTGGCCGGAGGCCGGTTCGACCCGCGCCTGGAAGGCGGCCGGTTGGTCGTCCACGTCGCCCTGCCGGACGTCCAGCCCGCGGTCCTCCCTGAGACCTTCGGGACGGTCGTCGACCGCTCGGGCGGGCCCGTGCCCGGCGCCCTGGTGGAAGTCGTCTACGTCTGGAGGCTCGGGGGCTCGACGCACCGTTCGATGACCGCGTCGGAGCATTGCCGCACGCGGACCGACGCGCAGGGCCGCTATCGATTCGACTGCATCCCCGAGACGAGCGGGGGCTCCGCGCCTCACGCCCTGGAACTCTCGATTTCCGGGGAGGGCTTCGTCGCGGTCGACACGGAACCTCTCGACGTCCGGCGCGACGCCGCCCTGGAATTCCCCGCCGTCGTGCTGGCGCCGGGCGGGTCGGTGGTCGGGACGGTGGTCGACGTGGACGGCAAGCCGCTCGGGGGGGCCGTGGTCGAGGACGTGCAGGCGAGCGGCCTGCGGCCGCATTTCACGCGGACCGACGCCTCCGGCCGCTTCCGGCTCGACGGCCTGCCCGAGGGCCGGGTCTTCCTCGCGGCCAGGTACGGGAACCTGATGAGCGAGAGCGGCGTCTCCCACGAGGCCCTTCGCGAGGATCCCAGGCCCGTCACGATCCGGCTCGTCCCCATCCCGGAATTCCCGGACCCCGGCCCCGGGCCCAGGGGCGAGGTCTTGTAACCACCCGGCGGCGGGGGTTCGGAGGCGTCGGCGCGGGGCGGTCTCACTTCCCCCGACTCGCTCCTTGCTTCGCGCCTCGGGCACGGGCATGATGGCGCGAGGCTCGCCTAGCGGCGGGTCGACCTCCTACCTTCGCGTGCGAGCTTCCTCCTCCCCTGCGATCGGCCGACCGACGCCCGGCGGCCGTGCGACGGCGACGACACGGGCGGCGGGCGGACCAGACGGCACACCGGGGGCTCGCCCGGACATCCCCAGAGAGAGGGAGAAGCCACGATGACGGAACCCGTTTCGACCGCCGAAGGCTCGGCCGCGAAGGGCCCGACCCGGCGCGACTGCATCAAGACGGCGGCCCTGGCCGGCGCGGCGTTCGCCGTCCCGACGATCGTGCCGGCCTCGGCCCTGGGCCGCGACGGCGCCGTCGCCCCCAGCGAGCGGATCACCATGGCGGGCGTCGGCCTGGGCCCCCGCGGCCAGTTCGTGCTCGACTGGATGAGCCCCGAGCCCGACGTCCGGTTCGTCGCCATCGCCGACGTGCAGAAGAGCCGTCGCGAGGAGGTGAAGGCCAAGATCGACAAGAAGAACGGCGACCAGGACTGCAAGACCTACGCCGACTTCGAGGAGATGCTCGCCACCCGGCCCGACATCGACGCCGTCCTGCTCGCCACCGGCGACCGCTGGCACGCCCAGGCCGCCATCCGCGCCATGCGGCTGGGCAAGGACGTCTACTCCGAGAAGCCGTCGAGCATGACCGTCGCCGAGGGCCGCGCCGTGGTCGACGCGGCCAAGCGCTACGGCCGGGTGTATCAGACCGGCACCCAGCGGCTCAGCGAGGGCCCGTTCCGGATGATCATCGAGCTGGCCCGCTCGGGCAAGCTCGGCAAGGTCCACACCGCCCGCGCCCACATCGCCCCGTGGGACTCGGCCGACCTCAGCCACGCCTGGCTCCCCGAGGAGCCCCAGCCGTCGAAGGACGACGTCAACTGGGACGCCT
The DNA window shown above is from Paludisphaera mucosa and carries:
- a CDS encoding sigma-70 family RNA polymerase sigma factor, giving the protein MAGWNREGLVRSIQTLYEAGTLSGLDDAELLGRFLDRGDGAQAAFEAILARHAAMVHDVCRAVAGSDADAEDAFQATFLVLACRAASVRRRGSLASWLFGVARRVAVRARANAARRRAHESRAREAAPTAYDPTEPDDAVTMLIEEVDRLPARYRDPIVLCHLQGLTYEAAARRLGCPLGTLSIRLKRAKLRLRDRLERRGFDPALGSVTLPGAAVPGALATETARIACLVAPALGAGVPASVLSLSRGALRTMRTQKLVVASAAFLVLAGGMWAWKPTAAGEGPDPTQEAVEPRPAVKYQMAGRVVDEETGEPVAGATIQVSTSDSGAGGFVEKEGRSGPDGAYFVTLPLGHSQLTRISPPPGYYVPGEILGLRPFAVSDDAPVVRKDYVVRRGADWRFRLAWAGDGRSAARGSIYTGVAHAVADGAGEARVALSRSRGEVKGSVEGPGDWTSSPSAFLIRWDDQFRPEAVRSVDRLEGEGARYRLTDQDGRCATFEDVAGGRFDPRLEGGRLVVHVALPDVQPAVLPETFGTVVDRSGGPVPGALVEVVYVWRLGGSTHRSMTASEHCRTRTDAQGRYRFDCIPETSGGSAPHALELSISGEGFVAVDTEPLDVRRDAALEFPAVVLAPGGSVVGTVVDVDGKPLGGAVVEDVQASGLRPHFTRTDASGRFRLDGLPEGRVFLAARYGNLMSESGVSHEALREDPRPVTIRLVPIPEFPDPGPGPRGEVL
- a CDS encoding Gfo/Idh/MocA family protein encodes the protein MTEPVSTAEGSAAKGPTRRDCIKTAALAGAAFAVPTIVPASALGRDGAVAPSERITMAGVGLGPRGQFVLDWMSPEPDVRFVAIADVQKSRREEVKAKIDKKNGDQDCKTYADFEEMLATRPDIDAVLLATGDRWHAQAAIRAMRLGKDVYSEKPSSMTVAEGRAVVDAAKRYGRVYQTGTQRLSEGPFRMIIELARSGKLGKVHTARAHIAPWDSADLSHAWLPEEPQPSKDDVNWDAWLGGCPWRPYNSGYVKGGWRGHYDFHTSCIGEWGAHTFAQSQAGIDALDTSAIEYTYVKNVSGDGMVATFASGVKMILQREGWKGSCGMTFEGDEGSASCADGYAKPDVSSPALLAEGERLLAEYVEQTKRPMNHVRDFFDCVKTRRWTVANPEVMHRTMSTVHAANVCMWLRRDVHFDPVREEFVGDAEANRFLTRAQRAPWII